Proteins from a single region of Bos indicus x Bos taurus breed Angus x Brahman F1 hybrid chromosome 29, Bos_hybrid_MaternalHap_v2.0, whole genome shotgun sequence:
- the PATE3 gene encoding prostate and testis expressed protein 3 gives MAAVTPLRCITCHLRTQTDRCRRGFGVCVAKNYESCMILKIFQGGTLQLSYLVCQRFCRDLTYSFQGRIYVHKCCNYNYCNFKTLKYFYS, from the exons ATGGCAG CAGTGACACCACTGAGATGCATAACCTGCCACCTTCGTACACAGACGGATCGCTGTAGAAGAGGCTTTGGAGTCTGTGTTGCTAAGAATTATGAGAGCTGCATGATCTTAAAGATCTTCCAGG GTGGCACCCTCCAGTTATCGTATCTGGTGTGTCAGAGATTCTGCAGAGATCTGACATACAGTTTCCAGGGTCGAATTTATGTTCACAAATGCTGCAACTACAATTATTGTAACTTCAAAACGCTAAAATACTTCTACTCCTGA